Below is a window of Camelina sativa cultivar DH55 chromosome 11, Cs, whole genome shotgun sequence DNA.
CcgtttaaccaaaacaaaaagtcaaaaacttgTTCAATATTACATCGATTGTTAATTTATACACATTATCACTTATACCAAACTTATTTTTATACTGGATGTGTATATTAtgcagtttttaaaaaaagaaaggaacgAATAGAAGAGAATGAAAGCCAAAAGAGCATTCTTATTATTGATTATAAATAAGAGAGATAAAGGGTGGTCAAGGCcgacattgacaaaaaaaaaagtcaaaacaaaaacacaagaccACCACTCTAAactcaaaacataaaaacttaAACGAGGTTGCTATATAattatgataaaattatatatagctaacccttaaaaaaccaaaaaagaaacaaaaaagaatttgCGTAGATATAGATTATAGCGCCTCCACATAAAAAGATTTGGTTATGCGGCCGAGGGGGCAAGGTTCGTTAGCACATCGCCAGCAGGGTCCTTGGAAGCCAATGGTGCAGCGGTCTGATTCAGCTTAGACTCACTCTCGCCAAAGTTCTTGTAATCTAAACTcgaatcttcataaatctcccACCATTTTTTTACCAACATTTTGATGTCCTCTCGCTCCATATGTTCTTCAGTCTCATCGTATTTCCAAGGCTTCGAACCCTattaaatagaatataaatatacaaatttaataactaggaatatatttttacaaatacgtaaagaaaaaaaataaaacttacatTAGCACAATAATGAACAACACAGATTTGGTCAAGGTCAACGTGTTCTGGATGACGCCAAAGCATAGCCAATACGAGGTTGTAGGTCGAAGGGATTGGTTTGTAAATGTctttgaagtacatattcagaaaatcctaccaaaaaaaataaatttatattagaaTTGTATAGTATTAGAAACTCAAatcaaataatgaaaaaaataaagaaaaaaatcggaCCTGTTCAGCAAACAAAGTTGGGATAGTGAGTTGAACAACACGAAGAAGATCTTCGTAAGTGACAAGATTTGGTTCAAAAACCAACATACCGGCATTGAAATATACCGGAGGTGGAGCACCGAGGCTTTCGACAGGCCATGTCACTTTTTCAGGCGACTGTTGGCAGTAACCGATCTTGTATTGAGGACTTTTGGTCCAAGACACCTCGCAAAAGCAATCTTTGACAGCATACAAGTAGCCACGAGGAGTATCGAACAGATGATCGATGTTTCTGAACACTTGTATGTCCCCATCTAGATATATCATCTTCTCATACTCAACAAACTGCATATagcatatatatgtttataagtcgttagtaatatatatatggcaAAAACATTTTCTTACAAGTATTATTCGAGACGTAATAATAAGTAAGATTTTTACCTCCCAAATACGAAGCTTGGAGTAGTTGATAACATAATACGCCATGGAATAACCGGCTTTGTTTTCCGGCGGATAGACCGGTTCGATCTCACGGATAATGCATCCTTGAGCCACTAGGATTTGACGGTGTTCTTCAGGCACGTCAGGAAGAATCGCCACAACAAGAGGATAAGCCGATTTCACCTTGCGAAGTCCTTTGGCTAGACCAACCACACCCATCCAGTAGTCTTTGTTTCCGGCAAGGAAAGTGACGTAAGCCCTTTTCCCACCATCAGGGGTCACCGTCACGTTAGCTTCGACGTTCATTGTCATTTGGGCCATCTCAAACAATAGTAAAAAGGAGATTAGTTTCTGTAGAGAGAGTTAAAACGATTGTAAGTGATATGGAGACAAGGCAAAACTATCGTTTTATATATAAGGGagcgagagagaaagggagaatTAAATTGAGAAGGAgaattaattacaaaatattgtcTTTGAAGGGAATGATAATTATCTACCAAGATAAAAAtcgaagaagataaagaaaaatgaatctaaaattgtaacaaatatgGAAACGAGGATaattcatcatatatatttgcGTATATGTATTAAATCGGTGCATTGAAGTTTCTACGTATATGGCATACATTGCCTTATCGAATTATTCGTTACGAATATTTTTAGTCTTTTTGTGTAAATAACAGTGTATGGCAACTGTTAATTAATTGCTTTATCTAGGCGCGTAAGGTATCGCCTTTTTGGGCTCATAAATGGACCTGCGTATACTAATATGGGCTGGGCTTTTAAATAGACCGTGACTTTAAAGGCTTTTTCGACAGCTAAAAATTGTAAGAGATCTTTTTGTCAACGATATTATCTTTCACATAACACTTGTCTACTTTTAATTTTCGAAAAACCAAACGAACATTCTTTATCAATCGTtaaattaatctataaataaaaGTATTGATATGGTCTTAAAGACCTTATCCAAAAATTGTCTCGTGGACTAGTAAAAAGAGTTTAAATAATGAAGTCAACAATTCAAAAGTTTAACCTGCTTATTTTgtcttattcattttttttcatatgtagACAGTAGACATAATCAAATTGATAATAATTTCGTTTTTCGGATTCCAAAAATCGGTTAATTTGCAATTGgaaatctcttttattttattttaacaattgCTAAAAGAATATAGTTTTATAAGTATGAGAGTGCTTGATTTAATTATAGTATTAAGGATAATAATGAACACTCTTTTGTGGGtttaacacataattttttttggttttttgggcAAAGGTTTAACACATAACTGAAAGTctcaaacatattttatatacaaatttaaacTGACGTTAAAATATTTGTACTCGATCGTCGATCGTACCAAGAAGACCGATTCCTCGTTAGCGTGTTGAAAAAGGggttttcattaaaacattttttctctat
It encodes the following:
- the LOC104720983 gene encoding galactinol synthase 6-like, with amino-acid sequence MAQMTMNVEANVTVTPDGGKRAYVTFLAGNKDYWMGVVGLAKGLRKVKSAYPLVVAILPDVPEEHRQILVAQGCIIREIEPVYPPENKAGYSMAYYVINYSKLRIWEFVEYEKMIYLDGDIQVFRNIDHLFDTPRGYLYAVKDCFCEVSWTKSPQYKIGYCQQSPEKVTWPVESLGAPPPVYFNAGMLVFEPNLVTYEDLLRVVQLTIPTLFAEQDFLNMYFKDIYKPIPSTYNLVLAMLWRHPEHVDLDQICVVHYCANGSKPWKYDETEEHMEREDIKMLVKKWWEIYEDSSLDYKNFGESESKLNQTAAPLASKDPAGDVLTNLAPSAA